A portion of the Mesobacillus sp. AQ2 genome contains these proteins:
- a CDS encoding peptide ABC transporter substrate-binding protein has product MKKILTMLMAALLVFTMAACTANNEAGKETEKDSGEKGGEKVLHLNNGQEPTSFDPPIGFDSASWNSLNNLMEGLTRLGKEHQPEAATAEKWDVSEDGKTYTFHIRKDAKWSNGDDVTANDFVFAWKRLLDPATGSSAAFLGYFIEGGEDFNSGKGPAEDVKVKAVDEKTFEVTLTSPQAYFLSVIANPAFFPVNEKVAKENPKWFAEAESFVGNGPFNLASWEHDTKFVMEKNDQYWDAENVKLDRVEWAIVDDTNTEYQMYQAGDLDVSDVPAELSEKLFKEGKVQVEDQAGDYFYRFNVTKEPFQNVNIRKAFALAVDQQKIVDFVTKNKEEAAYGFVSPGFQDPSGKDFREVNGDFNKTDIEEAKALLEKGMEEEGYSELPDVTLTYSTDDTHKKIAEALQQMFKENLGVEVKLANMEWNVFAEDQKALKHQLSRSSFLADYADPINFLENFQTGHSMNRTGWGNPKYDELIQKAKNESDETKRFELMYEAEKILFEEAPIFTVHFYNQVYLQNEAVTGVVRHPVGYLELKWADKK; this is encoded by the coding sequence GTGAAAAAGATCTTAACAATGTTAATGGCAGCATTGCTTGTGTTCACGATGGCGGCATGTACCGCCAATAATGAAGCTGGCAAAGAAACAGAAAAAGACAGTGGCGAAAAAGGCGGCGAAAAGGTACTTCACCTGAATAACGGCCAGGAGCCTACATCGTTTGATCCGCCAATCGGTTTCGATTCCGCATCATGGAATTCGTTGAACAACCTGATGGAAGGCCTGACACGACTTGGCAAAGAACATCAGCCAGAAGCTGCGACGGCAGAAAAGTGGGATGTATCTGAAGATGGAAAAACATACACATTCCATATCCGTAAAGATGCAAAATGGTCTAATGGTGATGATGTAACAGCAAATGATTTCGTATTTGCCTGGAAACGTCTGCTTGATCCTGCGACTGGTTCATCTGCAGCATTCCTGGGTTATTTTATCGAAGGCGGAGAAGATTTCAACAGTGGCAAGGGGCCTGCTGAAGATGTCAAAGTAAAGGCTGTTGACGAAAAGACGTTCGAAGTTACTTTGACAAGTCCACAGGCATACTTTCTTAGTGTAATTGCTAACCCGGCTTTCTTCCCGGTGAATGAAAAAGTTGCGAAGGAAAATCCAAAATGGTTCGCAGAAGCGGAGTCATTTGTAGGCAATGGACCTTTCAATCTGGCAAGTTGGGAACATGATACGAAATTCGTCATGGAAAAGAATGACCAGTACTGGGATGCAGAAAACGTTAAACTTGACCGTGTTGAATGGGCGATTGTTGATGACACAAATACTGAATATCAAATGTATCAGGCAGGGGACCTTGACGTCTCAGACGTACCTGCTGAACTGAGCGAAAAGCTGTTTAAAGAAGGAAAGGTCCAGGTTGAAGACCAGGCAGGAGATTACTTCTACCGCTTCAACGTTACGAAGGAACCATTCCAAAACGTGAATATCCGTAAAGCGTTTGCACTTGCTGTGGACCAGCAAAAAATTGTTGATTTTGTAACAAAGAACAAAGAAGAAGCAGCTTATGGTTTTGTATCTCCAGGATTCCAAGATCCATCAGGCAAAGATTTCCGTGAAGTAAATGGAGATTTTAACAAGACAGACATTGAAGAAGCTAAAGCATTGCTAGAAAAGGGTATGGAAGAAGAAGGATATTCTGAACTTCCAGACGTTACCCTGACTTATAGCACAGACGATACTCATAAAAAGATCGCAGAGGCATTGCAGCAAATGTTCAAGGAAAATTTGGGAGTGGAAGTCAAGCTAGCGAACATGGAATGGAATGTTTTCGCAGAAGACCAGAAAGCACTGAAGCACCAGCTTTCACGAAGCTCATTCCTAGCTGACTATGCAGATCCAATCAACTTCCTGGAAAACTTCCAGACTGGACACTCCATGAACCGTACGGGCTGGGGAAATCCGAAGTATGATGAATTGATTCAAAAAGCGAAGAACGAATCTGATGAAACGAAACGTTTTGAATTAATGTACGAAGCTGAAAAGATTCTTTTTGAAGAAGCTCCAATCTTCACTGTTCATTTTTACAATCAGGTATATCTTCAAAACGAAGCTGTAACTGGTGTTGTGCGCCACCCAGTAGGATATCTGGAATTGAAGTGGGCCGATAAGAAGTAA
- a CDS encoding ABC transporter ATP-binding protein — MEKVLEVNDLHVSFKTYGGEVKAVRGVTFDLHRGETLAIVGESGCGKSVTSQSIMRLIPEPPGKFDGGSILFKGKDLSKLKDSEMRKIRGSDISMIFQDPMTALNPTLTIGDQLTEGILQHMKLTKEQAKKVAVDMLSLVGIPSPHVRLKQYPHQFSGGMRQRIVIAMALVCQPEVLIADEPTTALDVTIQAQILELFRDIQKKTGVSIILITHDLGVVAQVADRIAVMYAGKIVETGTRREIFYNPQHPYTKGLLNSVPRLDVEGEELIPIGGTPPDLFSPPVGCPFTARCPYAMSVCDRVYPDQTSLSDSHAVDCWLQDERAQKLLANK; from the coding sequence ATGGAAAAAGTACTTGAAGTAAATGACCTTCATGTTTCATTCAAGACATATGGGGGCGAGGTAAAAGCCGTCCGCGGTGTCACTTTTGATTTACATAGGGGAGAAACCCTGGCTATCGTTGGAGAATCTGGATGCGGTAAAAGCGTAACTTCGCAAAGCATCATGAGACTGATCCCAGAACCGCCAGGGAAGTTTGATGGAGGGTCGATTCTTTTTAAAGGGAAAGACCTGTCAAAATTGAAAGATTCAGAAATGCGAAAAATACGCGGATCGGATATTTCGATGATTTTCCAGGATCCGATGACGGCACTGAATCCAACCTTGACGATTGGCGACCAGCTTACTGAAGGAATCCTGCAGCATATGAAGCTGACCAAAGAGCAGGCGAAAAAAGTAGCGGTTGATATGCTGTCCCTTGTCGGGATCCCCAGTCCGCATGTCCGGTTAAAACAATACCCGCATCAATTCAGTGGAGGCATGAGGCAAAGGATCGTTATCGCGATGGCGCTAGTATGTCAGCCAGAGGTTTTGATTGCGGATGAGCCTACAACCGCACTTGATGTGACCATCCAGGCGCAAATCCTGGAATTATTCAGGGATATTCAGAAAAAGACAGGCGTATCAATTATCTTGATTACCCATGATCTTGGTGTAGTGGCTCAAGTGGCTGACCGGATTGCTGTCATGTATGCCGGCAAGATCGTTGAAACAGGTACCAGAAGAGAAATCTTCTATAATCCACAGCACCCGTATACTAAAGGGTTATTGAACTCTGTACCCCGTTTGGATGTAGAAGGAGAGGAATTGATTCCAATTGGAGGTACACCGCCAGATTTGTTTTCTCCGCCTGTGGGATGCCCGTTCACAGCAAGATGCCCATATGCGATGTCAGTATGTGACAGAGTATATCCTGATCAGACCAGCCTTTCGGATAGCCATGCAGTAGATTGCTGGCTTCAGGATGAGCGTGCCCAAAAGCTGCTCGCAAACAAATAA
- a CDS encoding ABC transporter permease, which translates to MALRKHQEHQTNSSIPDDWFVPIEKSDSEAEAVVRPSLSYWQDAWRGLLKNKLAMMGLFCLSGLTFMAIFGPLISPHTVDHQDLINQNLPPSSEHWFGTDELGRDVFTRTWYGARISLFVGIAAALIDFVIGVIYGGIAGYKGGRTDHYMMRVIEVLYGLPYLLVVILISVVMGPSLATIIFALTITGWIGMARIVRGQVLQIKNYEYVLASKTFGTKAGRIIRKNLLPNTMGPIIVQITLSVPSAIFAEAFLSFLGLGIQAPLASWGSMASDALPVILSGDWWRLFFPAFFISLTMFSFNVLGDGLQDALDPKLRR; encoded by the coding sequence ATGGCTCTGCGAAAACATCAGGAACATCAGACAAATTCGTCGATTCCCGATGACTGGTTTGTTCCTATAGAAAAGAGTGACTCAGAAGCAGAAGCTGTTGTCAGGCCCAGTCTCTCGTATTGGCAGGATGCCTGGAGAGGCCTCCTGAAAAATAAACTGGCAATGATGGGATTGTTTTGCTTATCAGGTTTGACCTTTATGGCTATTTTCGGGCCACTCATTTCACCACATACAGTCGACCATCAGGATTTAATCAACCAGAACCTCCCGCCATCCAGTGAACATTGGTTTGGTACTGATGAGCTGGGTCGCGATGTATTCACACGTACTTGGTACGGGGCACGAATATCCTTGTTCGTCGGCATCGCAGCGGCTTTGATTGATTTTGTCATTGGCGTCATCTATGGCGGTATTGCTGGCTATAAGGGCGGCAGGACAGACCATTACATGATGAGGGTCATTGAAGTACTTTATGGACTGCCGTATTTGCTGGTGGTGATTCTAATCAGCGTTGTGATGGGACCAAGCCTGGCTACGATCATATTTGCTTTGACGATAACAGGATGGATAGGAATGGCGAGGATTGTCCGCGGTCAGGTCCTGCAAATCAAGAATTATGAATACGTTTTAGCGTCTAAGACATTCGGTACAAAAGCAGGGCGGATCATCCGCAAAAATCTTCTTCCCAATACGATGGGACCGATCATCGTTCAAATCACCCTTTCCGTTCCATCGGCAATCTTTGCTGAAGCATTCCTTAGCTTCCTTGGTCTTGGAATCCAGGCACCGCTGGCGAGCTGGGGTTCAATGGCCAGCGATGCTTTGCCGGTCATATTATCGGGTGATTGGTGGAGGCTGTTTTTCCCGGCATTCTTCATCTCTTTGACGATGTTCTCGTTTAATGTGTTAGGTGATGGGCTTCAGGATGCACTTGATCCGAAGCTAAGGAGGTAA
- a CDS encoding ABC transporter permease: MLQYIIKRLGSMALTLLVIITLTFFLMHTIPGSPFNEERATSEAVQKNLESFYHLDEPLYVQYFLYLKSVVTFDFGPSIKKSSQTVNEMLGRGFPVSFELGMVTLIVAIFSGILLGIIAALRHNGIIDYLAMTIAVVGISVPNFVMATLLIQQLAVTWQILPVATWTSPKHMILPTLALATGPMAIIARLTRASMLEVLTQDYIRTAKAKGLSPVKIVFKHALKNALLPVVTILGSLAASILTGTFVIEKIFAIPGMGKYFVESINQRDYPVIMGTTIFYSTVLIVMLFLVDLAYGFLDPRIKLHKKEGK; this comes from the coding sequence ATGCTGCAATACATAATCAAACGGCTGGGCTCGATGGCGTTGACTTTATTGGTCATCATTACACTGACCTTTTTCTTGATGCACACTATACCTGGTTCGCCTTTTAACGAGGAGCGGGCGACAAGCGAGGCTGTACAAAAAAACCTCGAAAGTTTTTACCATTTGGATGAACCGCTTTATGTTCAATATTTCTTGTATTTAAAGTCAGTTGTTACTTTCGATTTCGGACCGTCTATTAAAAAATCCTCCCAAACCGTGAACGAAATGCTGGGCCGAGGATTTCCGGTTTCGTTTGAACTGGGAATGGTCACGCTCATTGTGGCAATCTTCTCAGGAATTCTGTTGGGAATCATCGCAGCCCTGCGGCATAACGGCATTATCGATTATCTTGCAATGACCATTGCGGTGGTCGGGATCTCCGTCCCTAACTTTGTGATGGCCACGCTTTTGATCCAGCAGCTTGCCGTGACCTGGCAAATCTTGCCCGTCGCCACTTGGACCAGCCCGAAGCATATGATCCTGCCTACATTGGCACTTGCGACCGGACCAATGGCCATCATCGCCCGTTTGACGAGGGCGAGCATGCTGGAGGTTTTGACACAGGATTATATCAGGACAGCGAAAGCAAAAGGGCTTTCCCCTGTAAAAATTGTGTTCAAACATGCGTTGAAAAATGCTTTGCTTCCGGTAGTAACCATTTTGGGATCCCTGGCGGCAAGCATTTTGACAGGTACCTTCGTAATCGAAAAAATCTTTGCGATTCCGGGCATGGGCAAGTACTTTGTCGAGAGCATCAACCAGCGTGACTATCCTGTCATTATGGGAACCACGATTTTTTACAGTACTGTGCTGATCGTGATGCTTTTCCTGGTTGACCTGGCATACGGATTCCTGGATCCGAGAATCAAACTTCATAAAAAGGAGGGGAAATGA
- a CDS encoding M55 family metallopeptidase encodes MKLYISVDMEGITGLVDHTHVDSSKHNYERSRKIMTQEANYVITKAFETGCEEVIVNDSHSKMNNLLIEDLHPDTQLITGDVKPFSMVQGLDDSFKGAVFVGYHARASMSGVMSHSMIFGVRNMWINDVQIGELGFNAYVAGYFGVPVIMVAGDDGAAREAEALIPNITTAVVKESISRSAAKSLTPIKAGELIAEKTEQAIKNSDKVKPLTPPDNPVLRIQFANYGQAEWANLMPGTEIEVGTTIVRFQAKDILEAYQAMLVMTELAMRTTFS; translated from the coding sequence ATGAAATTGTACATATCAGTGGACATGGAAGGGATCACCGGATTGGTAGACCATACCCATGTGGATTCATCTAAACATAATTACGAACGTAGCCGGAAAATCATGACCCAGGAAGCGAACTATGTGATCACTAAGGCTTTTGAAACCGGATGTGAGGAAGTCATCGTCAATGACAGCCATTCTAAAATGAATAATCTGCTGATTGAAGATCTTCACCCTGATACCCAGTTGATAACCGGTGATGTGAAGCCCTTCTCGATGGTCCAGGGATTGGATGACAGTTTTAAAGGAGCAGTGTTTGTCGGCTATCATGCCAGAGCTTCAATGAGTGGCGTAATGTCGCATTCCATGATATTTGGTGTCCGCAATATGTGGATCAACGATGTTCAAATTGGGGAACTCGGATTTAATGCATATGTAGCAGGTTATTTTGGGGTACCAGTTATCATGGTGGCTGGAGATGATGGAGCAGCAAGAGAAGCAGAAGCATTGATTCCAAATATCACCACTGCGGTTGTTAAGGAGTCAATTTCGAGATCTGCGGCAAAATCGTTAACACCTATCAAAGCTGGGGAACTTATTGCCGAGAAGACAGAACAAGCTATTAAAAACAGCGACAAAGTGAAACCGCTTACTCCGCCGGATAATCCGGTCCTGAGAATCCAATTCGCTAACTATGGGCAGGCAGAGTGGGCTAATCTGATGCCGGGAACGGAAATAGAAGTGGGAACGACCATTGTCCGTTTTCAGGCAAAGGATATTCTAGAAGCCTATCAAGCTATGCTTGTGATGACAGAGTTAGCCATGAGAACAACTTTTTCGTAA
- a CDS encoding CoA pyrophosphatase → MKIQQISEALLGRTPSILGHEQFMKFAVLLPLVEVNNEVHILFEVRALTLRRQPGEVCFPGGRIEKGEEPRVAAARETSEELGIKESEITNMIPLDFMVSAFGTIIYPFVGTINNPESIKPSEAEVGEVFTVPLAFFKKNQPATYKINFQVEPEDGFPFDLIIGGENYNWQTRSMDEYFYRVNGKVIWGLTARVLTHFLELMEQENIRD, encoded by the coding sequence ATGAAAATTCAACAAATATCAGAAGCTTTATTGGGGCGTACACCCTCAATATTGGGACATGAACAATTTATGAAATTTGCTGTGCTGCTGCCGTTGGTGGAGGTCAATAATGAGGTTCATATCTTGTTTGAAGTACGGGCACTTACACTTAGAAGGCAGCCTGGCGAGGTTTGTTTTCCCGGCGGCAGGATTGAAAAGGGAGAGGAACCAAGAGTAGCTGCTGCAAGGGAAACGTCAGAGGAACTGGGTATTAAAGAGAGTGAGATCACAAATATGATTCCATTGGATTTTATGGTGTCAGCTTTTGGTACCATCATCTACCCGTTTGTTGGAACGATAAATAACCCAGAGTCAATCAAGCCGAGTGAAGCCGAGGTAGGTGAGGTCTTCACTGTTCCCCTGGCATTTTTCAAAAAGAATCAGCCGGCTACATATAAAATTAATTTCCAGGTCGAACCAGAGGATGGATTTCCGTTTGACTTGATTATCGGTGGAGAGAATTACAACTGGCAGACCAGATCAATGGATGAATATTTTTATAGGGTGAATGGCAAGGTGATCTGGGGATTGACAGCACGGGTACTGACTCATTTCCTTGAACTGATGGAACAAGAAAATATTAGAGATTAG
- a CDS encoding lmo0937 family membrane protein — protein sequence MLWTIAAILLVLWVLGLVFKVAGGIIHILLVIGIILIAYKAIKGRSTG from the coding sequence ATGTTATGGACAATTGCAGCAATATTGCTGGTACTCTGGGTGCTGGGGCTGGTTTTTAAGGTAGCCGGCGGAATTATCCACATCCTCCTCGTAATTGGCATCATATTGATTGCATACAAAGCAATCAAAGGACGATCAACAGGTTGA
- a CDS encoding HAD family hydrolase, which translates to MGPYKILFLDIDGTILTPDDTIENSTRAAIKEMKKQNIEVVLATGRPLHEISDLAEELQITSFIGYNGALGIYEGETIFAEPMKSEDVRYILDIADDNDHEVVCYSNSKNYFTSLEPDAVQAFQKHFHLRQNDIFTEDAIEDVLGMTIITAGNKDYSLYQFNDGIHLSQVNVEGMQHCFDVIRDQVNKGIGVEFLLKKLGIKREESIAFGDGMNDKEMVAFAGEGFAMGNAHPDLFQHAKHKTTSVTNSGIYNGLKSLGLIE; encoded by the coding sequence ATGGGACCATACAAGATTTTATTTTTGGATATAGACGGAACAATCTTAACGCCTGATGACACGATTGAGAATTCTACAAGGGCAGCTATTAAGGAAATGAAAAAACAAAATATTGAGGTGGTATTGGCTACAGGACGCCCGCTCCACGAAATATCGGATCTTGCAGAGGAACTTCAGATTACCTCTTTTATCGGATATAACGGTGCGCTCGGCATATATGAAGGAGAAACCATTTTTGCAGAACCTATGAAATCTGAGGATGTAAGATACATCCTGGACATTGCCGATGATAATGATCATGAGGTGGTCTGTTATTCGAATTCAAAAAATTACTTTACCAGCCTAGAGCCGGATGCGGTCCAAGCCTTTCAAAAACATTTTCATTTGCGCCAGAATGATATTTTTACTGAGGATGCCATTGAAGATGTTCTTGGAATGACAATCATCACAGCGGGAAACAAAGATTACTCCCTTTACCAGTTCAATGATGGAATCCATTTATCCCAAGTGAACGTTGAGGGCATGCAACACTGTTTCGATGTCATTCGCGATCAAGTTAATAAGGGAATTGGCGTGGAATTTCTTTTGAAAAAGCTTGGTATAAAACGTGAGGAATCGATTGCTTTTGGAGATGGTATGAATGATAAGGAAATGGTGGCCTTTGCAGGAGAAGGATTTGCGATGGGCAATGCACACCCTGATTTGTTTCAGCATGCCAAACATAAAACCACTTCTGTCACCAATTCAGGAATATATAACGGATTAAAGTCACTTGGGTTAATCGAATAA
- a CDS encoding formate/nitrite transporter family protein yields MAFRKPHEIAQVTIDSGTYKAAMPVKNMLILGFLGGAFIAIGYLLDIRVIANLPHEWGTFGTFLGASVFPLGLILILLAGGELLTGNMTAISMASLAKKVKMKMLLKNWFWITLSNFVGALFVAYFFGHIVGLTETGPYLEKTVSVAGAKLDAGFWAAFISGIGCNWLVGLAVWLSYGASDMTGKVLAIWFPIMGFVAIGFQHVVANMFVIPAAIFAGYYSWGEYFTNFVPVYLGNAVGGGVFVALIYWMSYKDTIKRQAEQPENEFSKASAKKRAIR; encoded by the coding sequence TTGGCATTTCGTAAACCCCATGAAATCGCACAAGTGACTATTGACTCTGGCACATATAAGGCTGCAATGCCCGTGAAGAATATGCTTATTTTGGGTTTTCTCGGAGGAGCGTTTATCGCTATTGGCTATCTTTTGGACATCAGGGTGATCGCAAACCTGCCGCATGAGTGGGGGACATTCGGAACATTCCTAGGTGCCTCGGTTTTTCCCCTAGGACTGATTTTGATCCTTCTTGCTGGAGGAGAACTGCTTACGGGGAATATGACAGCCATTTCGATGGCCAGTCTCGCTAAGAAGGTAAAAATGAAGATGCTATTGAAAAATTGGTTTTGGATCACTTTAAGCAATTTTGTAGGTGCTCTATTTGTAGCCTATTTTTTTGGCCATATTGTAGGTTTGACGGAGACTGGTCCTTATCTTGAAAAAACAGTCTCTGTGGCAGGGGCAAAACTGGATGCTGGTTTTTGGGCGGCATTTATTTCAGGAATTGGCTGTAACTGGCTTGTTGGTCTGGCGGTTTGGCTTTCATATGGTGCTTCCGACATGACCGGGAAGGTATTAGCAATCTGGTTCCCGATTATGGGCTTCGTTGCCATTGGATTCCAGCACGTTGTTGCAAACATGTTCGTGATTCCGGCAGCAATTTTTGCGGGTTATTATAGTTGGGGTGAATACTTCACCAACTTTGTGCCAGTATACTTGGGCAACGCAGTAGGCGGTGGTGTGTTTGTGGCTTTGATTTATTGGATGAGCTATAAAGATACCATTAAAAGGCAAGCTGAACAGCCCGAAAATGAATTTTCAAAAGCAAGCGCGAAGAAAAGGGCGATAAGGTAA
- a CDS encoding PadR family transcriptional regulator: MSIEHSILAVISFRPSTGYDIKSEFEHKAAGLFWGMSYGSLYPKLKKLEEEGFITTIESETGGRKKKLYELTGKGWFELESWLARRPEPPAIKDELFMKMAAWHNQMDITILAEHLKERAKESQEILNFVKEWKQNNTSYINGVGMLSMRYAELKLEAELTWIKESLFFIENDELPEGQDPKKLGEKQIERRKKALKNGH, from the coding sequence ATGTCAATTGAACATTCCATCCTTGCAGTCATCAGCTTCCGTCCAAGCACCGGCTACGACATTAAATCCGAATTTGAGCATAAAGCAGCGGGTCTATTCTGGGGCATGAGTTACGGCAGTCTTTATCCCAAACTTAAAAAGCTTGAAGAAGAGGGATTCATCACCACCATTGAATCAGAGACTGGAGGGCGAAAGAAAAAACTCTATGAGCTGACCGGTAAAGGCTGGTTTGAATTGGAAAGCTGGCTTGCCAGAAGACCTGAACCACCAGCTATTAAGGATGAGTTATTCATGAAGATGGCTGCCTGGCATAACCAAATGGATATTACAATCCTGGCCGAACATCTAAAAGAAAGAGCAAAGGAGTCACAGGAAATCCTGAATTTCGTCAAAGAATGGAAACAAAATAATACTTCATATATTAACGGTGTCGGAATGCTTTCAATGAGATATGCCGAGTTAAAACTTGAGGCTGAGCTTACTTGGATAAAAGAATCGCTCTTCTTCATCGAGAATGATGAGCTGCCTGAAGGCCAGGATCCGAAGAAGCTTGGCGAAAAACAAATAGAACGAAGAAAAAAAGCGCTGAAAAACGGCCATTAG
- a CDS encoding MFS transporter — protein MEAGIFKPLKNKAYRSLFGAQVFSDLGNWLDFIAIQVIVAYHWGLGEAAIASVIIVMGIPWVLIGPLASVFVDRLPQKTLMITCLLLRILFVAGMFFAPNLYVLLLFVFLKATVAALYDPARQSAIRHIVPEDELPEAVTLSQLSVNTMKIIGPALGGGLIALFGVRSPFIFEAAGFLIAVAILMALPTIETEASIKKQHQTSYLEDLTEGIRHIFTARILKAAIILSSIAFFIIFLYDGLFVFVAQNLGFAGEEFGLLVSSVGFGSVVGALLLGRFTSWKNKPIHLMASASVMSGILILLIGVGVYGVFELPKILWMAGAFLLGILASAEGVPYGYVLQSETPKNIMGRVSSAAASLQTFSMLVAPAAGALLAKCIGVSGVLVGAGISTFFLGTFALAFLLRKTAETRSIGA, from the coding sequence ATGGAGGCAGGTATCTTTAAACCGTTGAAGAACAAAGCTTATCGTTCGCTTTTTGGTGCACAGGTGTTTTCTGATTTGGGGAATTGGCTGGATTTTATTGCGATACAGGTAATCGTTGCATACCATTGGGGACTGGGCGAAGCAGCAATCGCTTCAGTAATCATCGTCATGGGAATTCCCTGGGTTCTCATCGGCCCGCTAGCCAGTGTATTTGTTGACAGACTTCCCCAGAAGACATTGATGATCACTTGCTTATTACTTAGAATCCTGTTTGTTGCTGGTATGTTTTTCGCGCCGAATCTTTATGTACTCCTCCTGTTTGTATTTCTTAAGGCAACGGTCGCCGCACTCTATGATCCTGCTAGACAAAGTGCGATCAGGCATATCGTTCCTGAAGATGAATTGCCGGAAGCTGTGACTTTAAGCCAGCTTTCAGTCAATACCATGAAAATCATCGGCCCGGCCCTGGGCGGTGGATTGATCGCGCTTTTCGGGGTAAGAAGCCCCTTTATCTTTGAAGCGGCAGGCTTTCTGATTGCGGTTGCGATTTTGATGGCCCTGCCAACAATCGAAACAGAAGCTTCCATAAAGAAACAACATCAAACTTCTTATTTGGAAGACCTCACAGAAGGCATAAGACACATCTTCACTGCCAGGATACTAAAGGCAGCAATCATCCTTTCCTCCATTGCCTTCTTCATTATTTTTCTCTATGATGGTTTGTTTGTCTTTGTCGCACAAAATCTTGGGTTTGCTGGAGAGGAATTCGGTTTGCTGGTAAGTTCTGTTGGTTTCGGCAGCGTAGTCGGAGCCCTTCTCCTCGGACGATTTACAAGCTGGAAAAATAAGCCCATCCACCTGATGGCTTCAGCTTCTGTCATGAGCGGCATTCTCATTCTTCTTATCGGAGTTGGTGTGTATGGTGTTTTCGAGCTTCCGAAAATATTATGGATGGCTGGTGCCTTCCTGCTTGGGATCCTTGCTTCTGCTGAAGGTGTTCCATATGGATATGTACTGCAATCAGAAACACCCAAGAATATCATGGGCAGGGTTTCTTCTGCAGCCGCATCCTTACAGACATTCTCGATGTTAGTAGCTCCTGCTGCAGGTGCCTTGTTAGCTAAATGCATTGGTGTTTCAGGGGTGCTCGTCGGTGCTGGCATTTCTACCTTTTTCCTCGGTACCTTTGCTTTAGCCTTCCTTTTAAGAAAAACCGCTGAAACAAGAAGTATTGGAGCCTAA